In a single window of the Natronosalvus caseinilyticus genome:
- a CDS encoding magnesium transporter gives MSQQSTDVQETIAMSSSPSNPFTALPRTEWRDVFFGLPDEVQEVLVVDMSRSELEAFIDRLDPDEVTEVLRFTDEETREALLATLDNQRREKIDFLLSFDPESAAGLMSLDYVTVDETRQFPEVTERVRRFEERTGRVPTIFVTADGELQGELPGAALSIADTATETVSDYVQETPHVRYDRDDEEVIEVFKQNRERAVAVLDEENDILGVIHAEDLLQLLEEARGETLYDFTGVAEEESVLDGPGAKIRRRYKWLILNLGTAFMAAAVVGLFESTIAAVAILAAYMPVVAGMGGNAGTQAMAVTVRGISLGEVSLNTGKRVIFNEVVAGAANGFITGVLVAVIAIAFSFGEFGLLLGAVIGVSMVANLVIAGFFGALTPLLLDRIGYDPATSATIFITTATDVLGFFVFLGLARAILL, from the coding sequence ATGTCCCAGCAATCGACAGACGTTCAGGAGACGATTGCGATGTCTTCTTCGCCGTCTAATCCCTTTACCGCTCTGCCACGGACGGAGTGGCGGGACGTCTTCTTTGGACTTCCGGACGAGGTACAAGAAGTCCTCGTCGTGGATATGAGTCGGTCGGAACTGGAGGCCTTTATCGACCGACTCGACCCAGACGAGGTGACCGAGGTTCTCAGATTCACCGATGAAGAGACGCGTGAGGCACTCCTCGCTACGCTCGATAACCAGCGCCGCGAGAAAATCGACTTTTTACTCTCGTTCGACCCAGAAAGTGCAGCTGGGCTGATGAGCCTCGATTACGTTACCGTCGACGAAACACGGCAATTCCCCGAAGTGACCGAGCGAGTTCGTCGATTCGAAGAGCGAACGGGACGTGTTCCGACGATTTTCGTTACCGCTGATGGTGAATTACAAGGTGAACTCCCCGGCGCGGCACTGTCGATAGCCGATACCGCCACCGAAACGGTTAGTGACTACGTACAGGAGACGCCGCACGTCCGCTACGACCGCGATGACGAAGAGGTGATCGAGGTTTTCAAGCAAAACCGCGAGCGCGCCGTCGCCGTGCTCGATGAAGAGAACGACATTCTCGGAGTGATACACGCCGAGGACTTGTTGCAACTGCTCGAAGAGGCTCGAGGGGAAACGCTCTACGACTTCACTGGCGTCGCAGAAGAGGAGAGCGTCCTCGACGGTCCAGGAGCGAAGATACGGAGGCGGTACAAGTGGTTGATCCTCAACCTTGGAACCGCATTTATGGCTGCAGCGGTCGTTGGACTGTTCGAGTCCACCATTGCCGCCGTCGCTATTCTGGCAGCGTACATGCCAGTCGTTGCCGGGATGGGCGGGAACGCTGGGACGCAGGCGATGGCAGTCACCGTTCGCGGAATTTCACTCGGTGAGGTGTCACTCAACACCGGCAAGCGGGTGATCTTCAACGAAGTCGTTGCTGGTGCGGCCAACGGGTTCATTACCGGTGTGCTCGTGGCCGTGATCGCTATCGCCTTCTCGTTTGGCGAGTTCGGGCTCTTACTCGGGGCCGTCATTGGTGTCTCGATGGTGGCGAATCTCGTCATCGCGGGGTTTTTCGGAGCGTTAACCCCGCTGTTACTCGACCGAATCGGATACGATCCGGCCACGTCGGCGACGATCTTCATCACCACGGCAACCGACGTACTGGGCTTTTTCGTGTTCCTCGGATTGGCCCGAGCAATCCTATTATAA